From Deinococcus aquaticus, one genomic window encodes:
- a CDS encoding PSP1 domain-containing protein: MVVLPVRFERSPRLHPMLSEEPHAVGTRVVVQGKRGPEIATVRGEPGEPQPQERYGAVLHAATPEELARWEALHASGEDLKWLLRARARQKNLPVKIVAVEFTLDESLVTVSYSAEERIELTGLIGEVRSQTRARVNFAAVGPREQAQMIGTLGACGRENCSSNHLQEFAPVSIRMARDQQLPLNPEKLSGPCGRLLCCLQFEHTQYLDLLRDLPRKNARVCHEGSGACGKVTKLHPLSGTVDVFTDQGVLTNVPATELRRLTEAEIKALPDSGRGSPRPGKPARGSQG, translated from the coding sequence ATGGTCGTCCTGCCGGTTCGCTTCGAGCGCAGTCCCCGCCTCCACCCGATGCTCAGTGAGGAGCCTCATGCGGTCGGAACGCGGGTCGTGGTGCAGGGAAAACGCGGCCCGGAAATCGCGACGGTCCGCGGCGAACCCGGCGAGCCCCAGCCGCAGGAGCGGTACGGCGCGGTGCTGCACGCCGCCACGCCCGAGGAACTGGCCCGCTGGGAGGCCCTGCACGCGTCCGGTGAGGACCTGAAGTGGCTGCTACGGGCCCGCGCCCGGCAGAAGAACCTGCCGGTGAAGATCGTGGCGGTCGAGTTCACGCTGGACGAGAGTCTCGTGACCGTCAGTTACAGCGCCGAGGAACGCATCGAACTGACCGGCCTGATCGGCGAGGTGCGCTCGCAGACGCGGGCGCGCGTGAACTTCGCGGCGGTCGGGCCGCGCGAGCAGGCGCAGATGATCGGCACGCTCGGCGCCTGCGGGCGCGAGAACTGCTCGTCGAACCACCTGCAGGAGTTCGCGCCGGTCAGTATCCGCATGGCCCGCGACCAGCAGCTCCCGCTGAACCCGGAGAAACTCTCGGGGCCGTGCGGGCGGCTGCTGTGCTGCCTGCAGTTCGAGCACACCCAGTACCTGGACCTGCTGCGCGACCTGCCACGCAAGAACGCCCGCGTGTGCCATGAGGGCAGCGGCGCGTGTGGCAAGGTCACGAAACTGCACCCGCTGAGCGGCACGGTGGACGTGTTCACCGATCAGGGCGTCCTGACGAACGTGCCCGCCACCGAACTGCGCCGCCTGACCGAGGCGGAAATCAAGGCGCTGCCGGACAGCGGGCGCGGCTCACCCCGTCCGGGCAAACCGGCCCGCGGTTCCCAGGGGTAA
- a CDS encoding M3 family oligoendopeptidase gives MTSEQSNLKAVEAKLAVPEQHSRWETFQGRFQALLDAPLTAPDVPDWLQGWNAVTGDLMDVAAKLSTHADLHTDQPDIQGRYQTFVATVLPEAERADQALKEKLLAVPDFVPAPDFALNFRRMRDAAALYREANVTLNVTHEAQKNRYSVATGNQEVTLDGQTLTIPQAKQRLDSPDRVAREAAWRALSESNMGVADELDGVMLDLIGTRWQLARNADLPTYRDYQWRALDRVDYTPADCAAFHEAVRDEVVPLAAKIVQGIAAGLGLESVRPWDYNRNNLLDPQGRASLTPFRTGEELETLAEAAFEGLDADLAARFRQMRGGLLDLESRPGKMTHAYCQYFPTRNEPFVLMNVVGTAEDVRVLFHEVGHAFHGFYSGDAQPLVWNRWSPIEFVEIPSMAMEFLTLDHLGHVFTPEELGRYREKQLQGVVAFLPWAAQMDAFQHWLYAEAPENVTIADLDAKWLELDRTFHPFVNWDGLDETVRAKGWQYYHVFQVPFYYIEYAMCYLAAVGVWRGAQADPAGSLARYKASLRLGSTVSVPDLYRAAGVDFRFDREHIRGLMAFIETQLPG, from the coding sequence ATGACCTCCGAACAATCCAACCTGAAGGCCGTGGAGGCCAAACTGGCTGTCCCTGAACAGCATTCGCGCTGGGAGACGTTCCAGGGCCGTTTTCAGGCGCTGCTGGACGCGCCCCTGACCGCCCCGGACGTGCCCGACTGGCTGCAGGGCTGGAACGCCGTGACCGGCGACCTGATGGACGTGGCCGCCAAACTGTCCACGCACGCGGACCTGCACACCGACCAGCCGGACATTCAGGGCCGCTACCAGACGTTCGTGGCGACGGTCCTGCCCGAGGCCGAGCGGGCCGATCAGGCGCTGAAGGAGAAACTGCTGGCCGTGCCGGACTTCGTACCCGCACCCGACTTCGCGCTGAACTTCCGGCGCATGCGGGACGCGGCGGCCCTGTACCGCGAGGCGAACGTGACCCTGAACGTCACGCACGAGGCACAGAAGAACCGCTACTCGGTCGCCACTGGCAACCAGGAGGTCACGCTGGACGGCCAGACGCTGACCATCCCGCAGGCCAAACAGCGCCTGGACAGCCCGGACCGTGTGGCGCGCGAGGCGGCGTGGCGCGCCCTGAGCGAGAGCAACATGGGCGTGGCCGACGAGCTGGACGGCGTGATGCTGGACCTGATCGGCACGCGCTGGCAACTGGCCCGCAACGCCGACCTGCCCACCTACCGTGACTACCAGTGGCGGGCCCTGGACCGCGTGGACTACACGCCCGCCGACTGCGCCGCCTTCCACGAGGCGGTGCGGGACGAGGTCGTGCCGCTGGCCGCGAAGATCGTGCAGGGCATCGCCGCCGGGCTGGGCCTGGAGAGCGTGCGCCCCTGGGATTACAACCGTAACAACCTGCTCGACCCGCAGGGCCGCGCGTCCCTGACGCCCTTCCGTACGGGCGAGGAGCTGGAAACGCTGGCCGAGGCGGCCTTCGAGGGCCTGGACGCCGACCTCGCCGCGCGCTTCCGGCAGATGCGCGGCGGCCTGCTGGACCTGGAATCCCGGCCCGGCAAGATGACGCACGCGTACTGCCAGTACTTCCCGACCCGCAACGAACCGTTCGTGCTGATGAACGTGGTCGGCACCGCCGAGGACGTTCGCGTGCTGTTCCACGAGGTCGGGCACGCCTTCCACGGCTTCTACAGCGGGGACGCGCAACCACTGGTCTGGAACCGCTGGAGTCCCATCGAGTTCGTGGAGATTCCCAGCATGGCCATGGAATTCCTGACCCTGGACCACCTGGGGCACGTGTTCACGCCGGAAGAACTGGGCCGCTACCGCGAGAAGCAGCTTCAGGGTGTCGTGGCGTTCCTGCCGTGGGCGGCGCAGATGGACGCCTTCCAGCACTGGCTGTACGCCGAGGCACCCGAGAACGTGACCATCGCCGATCTGGACGCCAAGTGGCTGGAACTCGACCGCACCTTCCACCCGTTCGTGAACTGGGACGGCCTGGACGAGACGGTGCGCGCCAAGGGCTGGCAGTACTACCACGTGTTCCAGGTGCCCTTCTACTACATCGAGTACGCCATGTGTTACCTCGCGGCGGTCGGCGTGTGGCGCGGCGCGCAGGCAGACCCGGCCGGGTCGCTCGCCCGCTACAAGGCCAGCCTGCGCCTGGGCAGCACCGTCAGCGTGCCGGACCTGTACCGCGCCGCCGGCGTGGACTTCCGCTTCGACCGCGAGCACATCCGGGGCCTGATGGCCTTCATCGAAACGCAACTGCCCGGCTGA
- a CDS encoding DUF4384 domain-containing protein produces the protein MKSTLTALLALGTVAQISTASAAPKISAQSIIVNPTTPDLNVSVRVNKDTTGAQNPAYRVDEKISISTTVNRDAYVYLFNVNPDGSVDQVLPNRLSGENFVKANTTTTFPAADANFTYTVGGPIGQNKVLALASLTPLNLDQISSFKTAQDQFATVTAKGQDGLAQALSIVVTPLPQNSWVSDTAFYTVAAQNPVTTGSLFVGTNVSGATVTLNGQRLGGANVTYSNLRAGTYPVRVQAPGYSDYTTTVTLRAGATTNLNVEFAQAFTPAPTPAPVSTGNNVLDFIGTLLGAITNTQMQDPARSAYDRKVSDLQGQGYGLQQTRQTTTGFVGTLAKGGSTVTLTVDRGANRTVRVNVSETTTYRY, from the coding sequence ATGAAAAGCACCCTGACCGCCCTGCTCGCCCTCGGTACCGTCGCCCAGATCAGCACCGCCTCCGCCGCGCCGAAGATCAGCGCGCAGAGCATCATCGTGAACCCCACCACGCCCGACCTGAACGTCAGCGTCCGCGTGAACAAGGACACCACCGGCGCGCAGAACCCCGCGTACCGCGTGGACGAGAAGATCAGCATCAGTACTACCGTTAACCGCGACGCGTACGTGTACCTGTTCAACGTCAACCCCGACGGCAGCGTCGATCAGGTCCTCCCCAACCGCCTGAGCGGCGAGAACTTCGTGAAGGCGAACACCACCACCACCTTCCCCGCCGCCGACGCGAACTTCACGTACACCGTGGGCGGCCCCATCGGCCAGAACAAGGTCCTGGCCCTTGCCAGCCTCACCCCGCTGAACCTCGATCAGATCAGCTCCTTCAAGACCGCGCAGGATCAGTTCGCCACCGTGACTGCCAAAGGCCAGGACGGGCTGGCGCAGGCACTGAGCATCGTCGTCACGCCGCTCCCCCAGAACAGCTGGGTCAGTGACACGGCCTTCTACACCGTCGCCGCGCAGAACCCCGTCACGACCGGCAGCCTGTTCGTCGGCACGAACGTCTCGGGCGCCACCGTCACCCTGAACGGCCAGCGACTGGGCGGCGCGAACGTCACGTACAGCAACCTGCGTGCCGGTACGTACCCCGTCCGCGTTCAGGCCCCCGGGTACAGCGACTACACCACGACCGTCACCCTCCGCGCCGGCGCCACCACCAACCTGAACGTGGAATTCGCCCAGGCCTTCACGCCCGCCCCGACCCCCGCCCCGGTCAGCACCGGTAACAACGTGCTGGACTTCATCGGCACGCTGCTGGGCGCCATCACGAACACCCAGATGCAGGACCCCGCCCGCAGCGCCTACGACCGCAAGGTCAGCGACCTTCAGGGCCAGGGCTACGGCCTGCAGCAGACCCGTCAGACCACCACGGGCTTCGTGGGTACGCTCGCCAAGGGCGGCAGCACCGTCACCCTGACCGTGGACCGCGGCGCGAACCGCACCGTGCGCGTGAACGTCAGCGAGACCACCACCTACCGCTACTGA